From one Anaerolineae bacterium genomic stretch:
- a CDS encoding MFS transporter, with amino-acid sequence MTERQPPAAVLRPKDYFFINCYWFGLTFLWNGLHTIILPAVLLEFVPEHRKATALGMMTFAGLILAMLIQPLSGALSDATTTPWGRRRPWIAVGAAGALLSLLAISLSGSFLFLTISYVLLQCTSNLAHGPLQGLIPDLVPPARHGTASGAKNILDLAGFIAGGMTAGYFVDRGQSRLALAVIAGVLLTMLICTLLGVREP; translated from the coding sequence ATCAACTGCTACTGGTTCGGGCTGACCTTCCTCTGGAACGGACTGCACACCATTATTCTGCCGGCAGTGCTCCTGGAGTTCGTGCCGGAGCACCGCAAGGCGACCGCCCTCGGCATGATGACCTTCGCCGGCCTGATCCTGGCCATGCTGATTCAGCCGCTCAGCGGGGCGCTCTCGGATGCTACGACCACCCCATGGGGCCGGCGCCGGCCCTGGATCGCAGTCGGCGCCGCCGGCGCGCTCCTCAGCCTGCTCGCCATCAGCCTCAGCGGGAGCTTTCTCTTCCTGACCATCAGCTACGTGCTTTTGCAGTGCACCTCCAACCTGGCCCACGGCCCTCTGCAGGGGCTGATCCCCGACCTGGTGCCGCCGGCCCGACACGGAACTGCTTCCGGGGCGAAAAACATCCTGGACCTGGCCGGCTTCATCGCTGGCGGCATGACCGCTGGCTATTTCGTGGACCGCGGCCAAAGCCGGCTGGCTCTCGCCGTCATTGCCGGCGTCCTGCTCACCATGCTGATCTGCACCTTGCTCGGGGTGCGGGAGCC